From a region of the Nonlabens dokdonensis DSW-6 genome:
- a CDS encoding DUF4212 domain-containing protein, whose protein sequence is MSNKQSNATAYWKENIKYLFILLGIWFAVSYGAGILFKDALNELRLGGFKLGFWFAQQGSIYVFVILIFVYVRIMNKLDKKYGYDEK, encoded by the coding sequence ATGTCAAATAAACAATCTAATGCAACAGCCTACTGGAAAGAGAACATTAAGTACCTCTTCATTCTACTCGGCATCTGGTTTGCCGTTTCTTACGGTGCTGGAATTTTATTCAAGGATGCTTTAAACGAGCTCAGGCTCGGTGGTTTCAAACTAGGGTTTTGGTTTGCTCAACAGGGATCTATCTATGTTTTTGTGATACTCATATTCGTTTACGTACGTATCATGAACAAGCTGGATAAGAAATACGGATACGACGAAAAATAA
- a CDS encoding M16 family metallopeptidase — MKLSNLMTAFFIAFIFISCNDLSKDDATTDTESNAISIPFEKHTLENGLTVIFHEDKSDPVVAVALTAHVGSAREKEGKTGFAHLFEHLLFLESENLGKGGLDAMSARIGGSGANGSTSRDVTNYYQTVPKDALEKMIWAEADKLGYFINTVTEPVLAKEKQVVKNEKRQSVDNNAYGHESYVVGKNLYPEEHPYNWQVIGSLEDLQNASLQDVKDFYKDWYTPNNAVLTIAGDFDKAQALEWVKKYFGEIKRGKEVDKPSIEAVVLKDSKYLYHEDNFAQTPRLSFTWPTVPNYHEDSYALEVLGNYLSRGKKAPLNQIVVEKDRVADQAYAFNYTSELAGQFGIVARAYDGVDLDSVKRSIEKALSLFEENGISQDELDRIKTSKETDFYQGLSSVLGKGFQLTQYEILAGDAGFLAQDMKNMQAVTLEDITKVYHKYIKDSNYIMTSFVPKGQVELAVSNSQKADVEEEKIVEGAEESFDASIVAEYERSPSSFDRSIEPAYGDAPTLEIPNVYKEQLSSGIEILGIEDKEVPLIQFQLDMKGGMLFEDIDKIGVSNMLAQLMNKGTATKTPEELEDAIEKLGANITVRSSDESISINASALSRNYEEVMKIVDEILLEPRWDKEEFELIKKQTISRIQQQKASPRAIASNEFAKLIYGNQHLLAQNNLGTEQSVANITIEDLKDYYNSYFTPKLASFKIVGDVESSKVVSSLETINRNWNQKEVSLPQIQPFPELESSQVYFYDVPNAKQSILTIGNRSIPSTDNDSYNVDIINYRLGGGGFASQLTQQLREDKGYTYGVRSSFNNSPTTGTFTISSGVRSNVTYESTALIKEILSNYGSNFSEEDLEVTKSYLIKSSARAFESQGAKLRMLSNIEENDMPIDYALTRQKVVTDITLPEIKELINEYINSDKMVYLIVGDKKTQFNKLEKLGFGKPTLLN; from the coding sequence ATGAAACTATCTAACCTTATGACAGCGTTTTTTATCGCTTTTATATTTATCTCTTGTAACGACCTATCTAAAGATGATGCTACAACAGATACTGAATCCAATGCTATCTCGATTCCGTTTGAAAAACATACCTTAGAAAACGGCCTTACTGTAATTTTTCATGAAGACAAGTCCGATCCTGTCGTAGCTGTTGCATTAACTGCTCATGTAGGAAGTGCTAGAGAAAAGGAAGGAAAAACTGGCTTTGCTCACTTATTTGAACACCTATTATTTCTAGAATCAGAAAACCTAGGGAAAGGTGGACTTGACGCAATGAGTGCTAGAATTGGAGGTTCAGGAGCAAATGGTTCTACAAGTCGTGATGTTACCAACTATTATCAAACGGTTCCTAAAGATGCATTAGAAAAAATGATTTGGGCGGAAGCAGATAAACTAGGATATTTTATCAATACCGTTACTGAACCAGTTCTTGCTAAAGAGAAGCAAGTAGTAAAAAATGAAAAGAGACAAAGTGTTGACAACAATGCTTATGGTCACGAATCTTATGTTGTAGGGAAGAATTTGTATCCAGAAGAACATCCTTACAATTGGCAAGTAATAGGCTCGTTAGAAGATCTTCAAAATGCATCGCTTCAAGATGTCAAAGATTTTTATAAAGACTGGTACACTCCTAACAACGCAGTTCTAACCATTGCTGGAGATTTTGACAAAGCTCAAGCTTTAGAATGGGTAAAGAAATACTTTGGTGAAATCAAAAGAGGTAAGGAAGTCGATAAACCTTCTATAGAAGCAGTTGTACTTAAAGATTCAAAATATTTGTATCATGAAGATAACTTTGCTCAAACTCCTAGATTGAGTTTTACATGGCCTACAGTTCCTAATTATCATGAAGATTCTTATGCTTTAGAAGTATTAGGTAATTATTTAAGTAGAGGTAAAAAAGCTCCTTTAAATCAAATTGTAGTTGAAAAAGACAGAGTAGCAGATCAAGCTTATGCGTTTAACTATACATCAGAACTTGCAGGTCAATTTGGAATCGTTGCGCGAGCTTATGACGGTGTTGATCTAGATAGCGTGAAACGAAGTATTGAAAAAGCATTATCTCTTTTTGAAGAGAATGGCATTTCTCAAGACGAATTAGATAGAATAAAGACAAGCAAAGAAACCGACTTTTATCAAGGCTTATCTAGTGTTTTAGGAAAAGGCTTCCAGTTGACCCAATATGAAATACTTGCAGGAGATGCAGGTTTCTTAGCACAAGACATGAAGAATATGCAAGCGGTTACTTTGGAAGATATTACTAAGGTTTATCACAAATACATAAAAGACAGCAATTATATAATGACCAGCTTTGTTCCTAAAGGTCAAGTAGAATTAGCAGTTAGCAACTCTCAAAAGGCCGATGTAGAAGAAGAAAAAATTGTAGAAGGTGCTGAAGAAAGTTTTGATGCAAGTATTGTTGCAGAGTATGAGCGCAGCCCATCAAGTTTTGATAGAAGTATTGAACCAGCTTATGGAGATGCTCCTACCCTAGAAATTCCAAATGTTTATAAGGAACAGCTGTCATCAGGTATTGAAATACTTGGAATAGAAGACAAAGAAGTTCCTTTGATCCAATTTCAATTAGATATGAAAGGCGGCATGCTATTCGAAGACATCGATAAAATAGGTGTATCAAACATGCTCGCTCAACTTATGAATAAGGGAACCGCAACTAAAACTCCAGAAGAATTAGAAGATGCGATTGAAAAATTAGGGGCAAATATTACAGTACGATCTAGTGATGAAAGTATCTCAATTAATGCAAGTGCCTTATCAAGAAATTATGAAGAGGTAATGAAAATCGTTGATGAAATATTATTAGAACCTAGATGGGATAAAGAAGAGTTTGAGCTTATAAAAAAGCAAACTATTAGTAGGATTCAGCAACAAAAAGCGAGTCCTCGTGCGATAGCTAGTAACGAGTTTGCAAAACTCATATATGGAAATCAACATCTCCTTGCGCAGAATAACCTAGGTACCGAACAGAGCGTTGCAAACATCACAATAGAAGACCTGAAAGATTATTATAACAGCTATTTTACACCAAAGTTAGCTAGTTTTAAAATTGTAGGTGATGTGGAAAGTTCTAAGGTGGTATCTTCATTGGAAACTATTAATAGAAACTGGAATCAAAAAGAAGTATCTCTTCCACAAATTCAGCCTTTTCCAGAATTAGAATCTTCTCAAGTATACTTTTATGACGTACCTAATGCAAAACAGTCTATTTTAACTATTGGTAATCGTTCTATTCCATCGACAGATAACGATTCGTATAATGTGGACATCATAAATTACCGTTTAGGCGGTGGTGGATTTGCTTCTCAACTTACGCAGCAACTTAGAGAAGATAAAGGTTACACTTATGGTGTTAGATCTTCATTTAACAACTCTCCTACCACAGGTACATTTACAATATCCAGTGGTGTAAGGTCTAATGTTACTTATGAGTCTACCGCATTAATCAAAGAGATTTTATCAAATTACGGCTCTAATTTCTCTGAGGAAGACCTAGAAGTTACAAAAAGTTATCTGATCAAATCTAGCGCTAGAGCTTTTGAATCTCAAGGCGCAAAATTGAGAATGCTCTCTAATATTGAAGAAAATGATATGCCCATCGATTATGCATTGACAAGGCAAAAAGTAGTAACAGATATCACTCTACCTGAAATAAAAGAATTAATCAACGAATATATTAATTCAGATAAGATGGTATATTTAATAGTAGGTGATAAAAAGACTCAATTTAATAAGCTTGAGAAACTTGGTTTTGGAAAACCTACTTTACTCAATTAA
- a CDS encoding ferritin-like domain-containing protein — METIKTEKYLNDLLEKTYDAQRGYANAAEVTEHVQLKRWLAQQGARRTEFAASLSGEIKNMNKEPDNDGSMKGDLHRSWMNIKAALSLNTDEAILEECITGEKAAVEEYNEVLEHKSELPQTVVSILEAQKDEIKSTLNQVKSLEDIAEFKDL, encoded by the coding sequence ATGGAAACTATAAAAACTGAGAAATACTTAAACGACTTACTAGAAAAAACCTATGATGCGCAACGTGGTTATGCAAATGCTGCAGAAGTCACTGAGCATGTGCAGTTAAAAAGATGGCTAGCACAACAAGGTGCAAGACGCACAGAATTTGCTGCCTCTTTATCTGGGGAAATTAAGAATATGAACAAGGAACCAGATAATGATGGATCAATGAAAGGAGATTTACACAGGAGCTGGATGAATATTAAAGCTGCGTTAAGTCTCAATACAGATGAAGCGATTCTAGAAGAATGTATAACTGGAGAAAAAGCTGCTGTAGAAGAATACAATGAGGTATTAGAACATAAATCTGAATTACCACAAACAGTTGTATCTATCTTAGAGGCACAAAAAGACGAAATTAAATCTACCTTAAACCAGGTAAAATCACTGGAAGATATTGCAGAATTTAAAGACCTGTAA
- a CDS encoding fasciclin domain-containing protein: MKLIKKIGVLALSASLFMVSCKDEAAEKEAEQMKMEQEMEAKKADSLAMVEKEKMERDATAVSINGAMMYPDMTIVENASTSKDLSTLVTAVSTAGLVGTLNSEGPFTVFAPTNDAFAALPAGTVETLLKPENKEKLSGILTYHVVSGNVMAGDLLKMIEDGKGSTSFTTVNGKNLTAMLVDGKVTIKDALGGTATVTVADVKQSNGVVHVIDKVLLPSK, translated from the coding sequence ATGAAACTTATCAAAAAAATTGGGGTTTTAGCCCTATCGGCATCATTATTTATGGTGTCATGTAAAGATGAAGCTGCTGAGAAAGAAGCTGAACAAATGAAAATGGAGCAAGAAATGGAAGCAAAAAAAGCAGACTCTCTTGCGATGGTAGAAAAAGAAAAGATGGAACGCGACGCAACTGCAGTGAGCATTAACGGTGCAATGATGTATCCTGACATGACTATTGTTGAAAATGCATCTACTAGTAAAGATCTATCTACATTAGTGACTGCGGTTTCTACAGCAGGATTAGTAGGAACTTTAAATAGTGAAGGACCTTTCACAGTTTTTGCACCTACAAATGATGCTTTTGCGGCATTACCAGCTGGAACTGTAGAGACTTTATTAAAACCTGAAAACAAAGAGAAATTGAGTGGTATTCTTACTTATCACGTAGTTTCTGGAAATGTTATGGCTGGAGATCTTTTGAAAATGATCGAAGATGGAAAAGGTAGCACCTCTTTCACAACGGTAAACGGGAAAAACTTAACTGCAATGCTAGTTGATGGAAAAGTAACTATCAAAGACGCTTTAGGAGGAACAGCAACTGTAACCGTTGCAGATGTGAAACAATCTAACGGCGTTGTTCACGTAATCGATAAAGTATTATTGCCATCTAAGTAA
- a CDS encoding IS1/IS1595 family N-terminal zinc-binding domain-containing protein: MKICPSCSSENQIKSGVVNGRQRYKCKDCNYNFTVDKIGKKIDDYYVNKALQLYLEGLTYREIERILGISHVSVLNWVKKYNIKRPSNTKYHPTYKILNATELGEYFSNSQNIKGAGAVVTELGDKFMLIQWERFRD, from the coding sequence ATGAAAATTTGCCCTAGTTGTTCCTCTGAAAATCAGATCAAAAGTGGTGTTGTTAATGGTAGACAACGTTATAAATGTAAAGATTGTAATTACAATTTTACCGTAGATAAAATTGGTAAAAAGATAGACGATTACTATGTAAATAAAGCATTACAACTCTATCTTGAAGGCTTGACATATAGAGAAATAGAGCGTATTCTAGGAATTTCGCATGTGAGTGTACTCAATTGGGTGAAAAAGTATAATATAAAAAGACCTAGCAACACAAAATATCATCCTACATATAAGATTCTAAACGCTACAGAGCTAGGTGAATACTTCTCAAACTCTCAAAACATTAAAGGTGCAGGAGCTGTAGTTACAGAGCTTGGAGATAAATTTATGTTGATACAGTGGGAACGATTTAGAGACTAG